Proteins found in one Papio anubis isolate 15944 chromosome 13, Panubis1.0, whole genome shotgun sequence genomic segment:
- the NOL8 gene encoding nucleolar protein 8 isoform X1, which translates to MKVNRETKRLYVGGLSQNISEADLQNQFSRFGEVSDVEIITRKDDQGNPQKVFAYINISVAEADLKKCMSVLNKTKWKGGTLQIQLAKESFLHRLAQEREEAKAKKEKSTTGNTNLLEKIGGVDFHMKAVPGTEVPGHKNWVVSKFGRVLPVLHLKNQHKRKVIKYDPSKYCHNLKKIGEDFTNTIPISSLTWELEGGNDPMSKKRRGEFSDFHGPPKKVIKVQKDESSIGSLAMSTRPRRVIERPPLTQQQAAEKRTCDSITASKSSPVPVSDTQKLKNLPFKTSGLETAKKRNSISDDDIDSEDELRMMIAKEENLQRTTQPSINESENEPFEVVRDDFKSGIHKLHSLIGLGIKNNVSCHDSDDDIMRNDTEYDSGDTDEIIAMKKNVAKVKNITEFSQMEKSTKKISLKNRENCELSDHCIKLQKRKSNVESALGRGLKSLNRKSPSNSSSSEDADSASELADSEGDEEYNAMMKNCLRVNLTLADLEQLAGSDLKVPNGDTESNGPETSTRCKFDRGSKSPKAPTCLRRGQQCIHPEEIVASLLEGEENTCGKQKPKENNLKPKFQAFKGIGCLYEKESMKKSLKDNVASNNINKDQNSMKHEDPSIISMEDGSPYVNGSSGELTACQHAKKANGPNYIQPQKRQTTFESQDRKAVSPRSSENRSTNPISGPLEGNKSLSLSAKTHNIGFDKDSCHSTTKTEASEEERSDSSSLTSLKKSPKVSSKDTWEIKTDFSLSISNSSDLSAKGKHAEDNEKRLAALEARQKAKEMQKKLVHNALAKLDGHPEDKPTHIIFGSDSECETEETSTQEQSHPGEERVKESVGKTSGKLFDSSDDEESDSEDDSNRFKIKPQFEGRAGQKLMDLQSHFGTDDRFRMDSRFLESDSEEEQEEVNEKKTAEEEELAEEKKKALNVVQSVLQINLSNSTNKGSVAAKKFKDIIHYDPTKQDHATYERKRDDKPKESKAKRKKKREEAEKLPEVSKEMYYNIAMDLKEIFQTTKYTSEKEEDTPWNEDCAKEKPEEIQGPAALTSGAEQPSGFTFSFFDSDIKDIKEETYKVETVKPGKIVWQEDPRFQDSSSEEEDVTEETDHRKSSPGEAPLLEKETTRFFFFSKNDERLQVGSDLFWRGVGSNISRNSWEARTNNLRMDCRKKHKDAKRKMKPK; encoded by the exons ATGAAAGTGAACAGAGAAACGAAGCGGCTTTATGTGGGTGGCCTTAGCCAGAACATTTCTGAGGCGGACCTACAAAATCAGTTCAGCAGATTTGGAGAAGTTTCGGATGTGGAGATCATCACACGGAAAGATGACCAAG gaaaccCACAGAAAGTCTTTGCATATATCAACATCAGTGTAGCAGAAGCAGACCTGAAAAAAT GTATGtctgttttaaataaaacaaaatggaaaggtGGAACATTACAAATTCAACTAGCAAAAGAAAGCTTTTTGCACAG aTTGGCccaagagagagaggaagcaaaagctaagaaagaaaaatcaacaacagGTAACACCAACTTGTTAGAAAAGATAGGAGGAGTGGATTTCCATATGAAAGCTGTGCCAGGGACAGAAGTGCCAGGGCATAAG aattggGTTGTTAGCAAATTTGGAAGAGTCTTACCTGTTCTTCACcttaaaaatcaacataaacGTAAA GTCATAAAATATGATCCCTCAAAATACTGCCACAACCTAAAGAAGATAGGGGAGGATTTCACAAACACCATTCCTATATCCAGCCTGACTTGGGAATTAGAAGGAGGGAATGACCCTATGAGTAAGAAACGGCGAGGAGAGTTCTCTGACTTTCATGGCCCTCCCAAGAAGGTGATAAAAGTGCAGAAGGATGAGAGTTCCATTGGGTCTCTGGCCATGAGTACAAGGCCCAGGAGGGTAATAGAGAGACCACCCTTAACACAGCaacaggctgcagagaaaagaacTTGTGATTCCATTACTGCTTCTAAATCATCTCCTGTACCTGTTTCTGATACTCAGAAACTTAAAAATCTACCTTTTAAGACTTCTGGCTTGGAAACTGCCAAGAAGAGAAATAGCATTTCTGATGATGATATTGATTCTGAAGATGAATTGAGAATGATGATTGCAAAAGAGGAAAACCTACAGAGAACTACACAACCCTCAATAAATGAATCTGAAAATGAACCTTTTGAAGTTGTAAGGGATGATTTCAAATCAGGCATTCACAAACTGCATTCTTTAATAGGTTTAGGTATCAAAAATAATGTCTCTTGccatgatagtgatgatgatattATGAGAAATGATACTGAGTATGACTCAGGAGATACAGATGAAATCattgcaatgaaaaaaaatgttgctaAGGTCAAAAACATAACAGAAttttcacaaatggaaaaatctacaaagaaaatttctttgaaaaatagagaaaactgtGAGCTTTCTGATCACTGTATtaaactacaaaaaagaaaaagcaatgtagAGTCAGCCCTTGGTCGTGGATTAAAGTCTCTTAATCGTAAATCTCCCTCTAACTCCAGTAGCAGTGAAGATGCTGATTCTGCATCAGAATTAGCTGACTCTGAAGGAGATGAGGAGTATAATGCCATGATGAAAAACTGCCTTCGTGTGAATCTCACTTTAGCTGATTTGGAACAATTGGCTGGCAGTGATCTGAAGGTTCCAAATGGAGATACGGAGAGTAATGGACCAGAAACCTCCACCCGGTGCAAGTTTGACAGAGGCTCCAAAAGCCCCAAGGCTCCCACTTGCCTCCGCAGAGGCCAACAGTGTATTCATCCCGAGGAGATTGTGGCTTCCCTGTTAGAAGGAGAGGAGAACACCTGTggcaaacagaaaccaaaggaaaacaatttaaagCCAAAATTCCAGGCTTTCAAGGGAATAGGCTGTCTATATGAAAAGGAGTCAATGAAAAAATCCTTGAAAGACAATGTTGCCTCTAACAATATTAATAAAGATCAGAATTCCATGAAACATGAGGATCCCAGTATCATATCCATGGAAGATGGGTCCCCATATGTTAATGGCTCATCAGGTGAACTGACTGCATGCCAACATGCAAAGAAGGCGAATGGCCCAAACtatattcagcctcaaaaaagaCAGACCACTTTTGAGAGCCAGGATCGCAAGGCAGTATCCCCTAGAAGTTCTGAAAACAGAAGTACGAATCCTATTTCTGGGCCATTAGAAGGTAACAAGTCCTTAAGTCTTAGTGCAAAGACTCACAACATAGGCTTTGACAAAGACAGCTGCCATAGTACCACAAAGACAGAAGCTTCAGAGGAAGAGAGGTCTGATTCAAGCAGCCTCACATCTCTCAAGAAATCACCAAAGGTCTCTTCCAAGGACACTTGGGAAATCAAAACTGATTTCTCACTTTCTATTAGTAATTCGTCAGATCTGAGTGCTAAAGGTAAGCATGCTGAAGACAATGAGAAGCGTTTGGCAGCCTTGGAAGCGaggcaaaaagcaaaagaaatgcaGAAGAAGCTGGTGCATAATGCTCTGGCAAAGTTG GATGGTCATCCAGAGGATAAGCCAACGCACATCATCTTCGGTTCTGACAGTGAATGTGAAACAGAGGAGACATCGACTCAGGAGCAAAGCCATCCAGGAGAGGAAAGGGTAAAA GAGTCTGTGGGTAAAACATCTGGGAAGCTGTTTGATAGCAGTGATGATGAGGAATCTGATTCTGAAGATGACAGTAATAGGTTCAAAATTAAACCTCAGTTTGAGGGCAGAGCAGGACAGAAG CTCATGGATTTACAGTCGCACTTTGGCACTGATGACAGATTCCGCATGGACTCTCGATTTCTAGAAAGTGACAGTGAAGAGGAACAGGAAG aggtaaatgaaaagaaaactgctgaggaAGAAGAGCTTgcggaagaaaaaaagaaagccctgAATGTTGTACAAAGTGTTTTGCAAATCAACTTAAGCAATTCTACAAACAAAGGATCAGTAGCTGCTAAGAAAtttaa GGACATCATACATTATGATCCAACGAAGCAAGACCATGCCACTTacgaaagaaaaagagatgataaACCAAAAGAAAG TAAAgcaaaacgaaaaaagaaaagggaggaagctGAGAAGCTACCTGAGGTGTCTAAAGAAATGTATTATAATATTGCTATGGATCTGAAAGAAATATTCCAAACTACAAAATATACCAGTGAAAAGGAAGAGGACACACCCTGGAATGAGGACTGTGCTAAAGAGAAACCTGAGGAAATCCAGGGCCCTGCAGCTCTGACCAGTGGCGCTGAGCAGCCCAGCGGGTTCACATTCTCCTTTTTTGATTCGGACATTAAAGACATAAAGGaag AGACCTACAAAGTCGAAACAGTGAAACCTGGAAAGATTGTCTGGCAGGAAGACCCTCGTTTCCAAGACAGCAGTTCAGAAGAGGAAGATGTTACTGAAGAAACAGACCACAGAAAGTCCAGTCCTGG AGAAGCACCATTACTTGAGAAAGAGACcactagatttttctttttctctaagaatGATGAAAGACTTCAAG TAGGTTCTGACTTATTCTGGAGAGGAGTAGGAAGTAATATTAGCAGGAACTCTTGGGAGGCCAGAACAAACAACCTGCGTATG gatTGTCGGAAGAAACATAAAgatgcaaaaaggaaaatgaaaccaaaataa
- the NOL8 gene encoding nucleolar protein 8 isoform X2: MKVNRETKRLYVGGLSQNISEADLQNQFSRFGEVSDVEIITRKDDQGNPQKVFAYINISVAEADLKKCMSVLNKTKWKGGTLQIQLAKESFLHRLAQEREEAKAKKEKSTTGNTNLLEKIGGVDFHMKAVPGTEVPGHKNWVVSKFGRVLPVLHLKNQHKRKVIKYDPSKYCHNLKKIGEDFTNTIPISSLTWELEGGNDPMSKKRRGEFSDFHGPPKKVIKVQKDESSIGSLAMSTRPRRVIERPPLTQQQAAEKRTCDSITASKSSPVPVSDTQKLKNLPFKTSGLETAKKRNSISDDDIDSEDELRMMIAKEENLQRTTQPSINESENEPFEVVRDDFKSGIHKLHSLIGLGIKNNVSCHDSDDDIMRNDTEYDSGDTDEIIAMKKNVAKVKNITEFSQMEKSTKKISLKNRENCELSDHCIKLQKRKSNVESALGRGLKSLNRKSPSNSSSSEDADSASELADSEGDEEYNAMMKNCLRVNLTLADLEQLAGSDLKVPNGDTESNGPETSTRCKFDRGSKSPKAPTCLRRGQQCIHPEEIVASLLEGEENTCGKQKPKENNLKPKFQAFKGIGCLYEKESMKKSLKDNVASNNINKDQNSMKHEDPSIISMEDGSPYVNGSSGELTACQHAKKANGPNYIQPQKRQTTFESQDRKAVSPRSSENRSTNPISGPLEGNKSLSLSAKTHNIGFDKDSCHSTTKTEASEEERSDSSSLTSLKKSPKVSSKDTWEIKTDFSLSISNSSDLSAKGKHAEDNEKRLAALEARQKAKEMQKKLVHNALAKLDGHPEDKPTHIIFGSDSECETEETSTQEQSHPGEERVKESVGKTSGKLFDSSDDEESDSEDDSNRFKIKPQFEGRAGQKLMDLQSHFGTDDRFRMDSRFLESDSEEEQEEVNEKKTAEEEELAEEKKKALNVVQSVLQINLSNSTNKGSVAAKKFKDIIHYDPTKQDHATYERKRDDKPKESKAKRKKKREEAEKLPEVSKEMYYNIAMDLKEIFQTTKYTSEKEEDTPWNEDCAKEKPEEIQGPAALTSGAEQPSGFTFSFFDSDIKDIKEETYKVETVKPGKIVWQEDPRFQDSSSEEEDVTEETDHRKSSPGEAPLLEKETTRFFFFSKNDERLQGSDLFWRGVGSNISRNSWEARTNNLRMDCRKKHKDAKRKMKPK; the protein is encoded by the exons ATGAAAGTGAACAGAGAAACGAAGCGGCTTTATGTGGGTGGCCTTAGCCAGAACATTTCTGAGGCGGACCTACAAAATCAGTTCAGCAGATTTGGAGAAGTTTCGGATGTGGAGATCATCACACGGAAAGATGACCAAG gaaaccCACAGAAAGTCTTTGCATATATCAACATCAGTGTAGCAGAAGCAGACCTGAAAAAAT GTATGtctgttttaaataaaacaaaatggaaaggtGGAACATTACAAATTCAACTAGCAAAAGAAAGCTTTTTGCACAG aTTGGCccaagagagagaggaagcaaaagctaagaaagaaaaatcaacaacagGTAACACCAACTTGTTAGAAAAGATAGGAGGAGTGGATTTCCATATGAAAGCTGTGCCAGGGACAGAAGTGCCAGGGCATAAG aattggGTTGTTAGCAAATTTGGAAGAGTCTTACCTGTTCTTCACcttaaaaatcaacataaacGTAAA GTCATAAAATATGATCCCTCAAAATACTGCCACAACCTAAAGAAGATAGGGGAGGATTTCACAAACACCATTCCTATATCCAGCCTGACTTGGGAATTAGAAGGAGGGAATGACCCTATGAGTAAGAAACGGCGAGGAGAGTTCTCTGACTTTCATGGCCCTCCCAAGAAGGTGATAAAAGTGCAGAAGGATGAGAGTTCCATTGGGTCTCTGGCCATGAGTACAAGGCCCAGGAGGGTAATAGAGAGACCACCCTTAACACAGCaacaggctgcagagaaaagaacTTGTGATTCCATTACTGCTTCTAAATCATCTCCTGTACCTGTTTCTGATACTCAGAAACTTAAAAATCTACCTTTTAAGACTTCTGGCTTGGAAACTGCCAAGAAGAGAAATAGCATTTCTGATGATGATATTGATTCTGAAGATGAATTGAGAATGATGATTGCAAAAGAGGAAAACCTACAGAGAACTACACAACCCTCAATAAATGAATCTGAAAATGAACCTTTTGAAGTTGTAAGGGATGATTTCAAATCAGGCATTCACAAACTGCATTCTTTAATAGGTTTAGGTATCAAAAATAATGTCTCTTGccatgatagtgatgatgatattATGAGAAATGATACTGAGTATGACTCAGGAGATACAGATGAAATCattgcaatgaaaaaaaatgttgctaAGGTCAAAAACATAACAGAAttttcacaaatggaaaaatctacaaagaaaatttctttgaaaaatagagaaaactgtGAGCTTTCTGATCACTGTATtaaactacaaaaaagaaaaagcaatgtagAGTCAGCCCTTGGTCGTGGATTAAAGTCTCTTAATCGTAAATCTCCCTCTAACTCCAGTAGCAGTGAAGATGCTGATTCTGCATCAGAATTAGCTGACTCTGAAGGAGATGAGGAGTATAATGCCATGATGAAAAACTGCCTTCGTGTGAATCTCACTTTAGCTGATTTGGAACAATTGGCTGGCAGTGATCTGAAGGTTCCAAATGGAGATACGGAGAGTAATGGACCAGAAACCTCCACCCGGTGCAAGTTTGACAGAGGCTCCAAAAGCCCCAAGGCTCCCACTTGCCTCCGCAGAGGCCAACAGTGTATTCATCCCGAGGAGATTGTGGCTTCCCTGTTAGAAGGAGAGGAGAACACCTGTggcaaacagaaaccaaaggaaaacaatttaaagCCAAAATTCCAGGCTTTCAAGGGAATAGGCTGTCTATATGAAAAGGAGTCAATGAAAAAATCCTTGAAAGACAATGTTGCCTCTAACAATATTAATAAAGATCAGAATTCCATGAAACATGAGGATCCCAGTATCATATCCATGGAAGATGGGTCCCCATATGTTAATGGCTCATCAGGTGAACTGACTGCATGCCAACATGCAAAGAAGGCGAATGGCCCAAACtatattcagcctcaaaaaagaCAGACCACTTTTGAGAGCCAGGATCGCAAGGCAGTATCCCCTAGAAGTTCTGAAAACAGAAGTACGAATCCTATTTCTGGGCCATTAGAAGGTAACAAGTCCTTAAGTCTTAGTGCAAAGACTCACAACATAGGCTTTGACAAAGACAGCTGCCATAGTACCACAAAGACAGAAGCTTCAGAGGAAGAGAGGTCTGATTCAAGCAGCCTCACATCTCTCAAGAAATCACCAAAGGTCTCTTCCAAGGACACTTGGGAAATCAAAACTGATTTCTCACTTTCTATTAGTAATTCGTCAGATCTGAGTGCTAAAGGTAAGCATGCTGAAGACAATGAGAAGCGTTTGGCAGCCTTGGAAGCGaggcaaaaagcaaaagaaatgcaGAAGAAGCTGGTGCATAATGCTCTGGCAAAGTTG GATGGTCATCCAGAGGATAAGCCAACGCACATCATCTTCGGTTCTGACAGTGAATGTGAAACAGAGGAGACATCGACTCAGGAGCAAAGCCATCCAGGAGAGGAAAGGGTAAAA GAGTCTGTGGGTAAAACATCTGGGAAGCTGTTTGATAGCAGTGATGATGAGGAATCTGATTCTGAAGATGACAGTAATAGGTTCAAAATTAAACCTCAGTTTGAGGGCAGAGCAGGACAGAAG CTCATGGATTTACAGTCGCACTTTGGCACTGATGACAGATTCCGCATGGACTCTCGATTTCTAGAAAGTGACAGTGAAGAGGAACAGGAAG aggtaaatgaaaagaaaactgctgaggaAGAAGAGCTTgcggaagaaaaaaagaaagccctgAATGTTGTACAAAGTGTTTTGCAAATCAACTTAAGCAATTCTACAAACAAAGGATCAGTAGCTGCTAAGAAAtttaa GGACATCATACATTATGATCCAACGAAGCAAGACCATGCCACTTacgaaagaaaaagagatgataaACCAAAAGAAAG TAAAgcaaaacgaaaaaagaaaagggaggaagctGAGAAGCTACCTGAGGTGTCTAAAGAAATGTATTATAATATTGCTATGGATCTGAAAGAAATATTCCAAACTACAAAATATACCAGTGAAAAGGAAGAGGACACACCCTGGAATGAGGACTGTGCTAAAGAGAAACCTGAGGAAATCCAGGGCCCTGCAGCTCTGACCAGTGGCGCTGAGCAGCCCAGCGGGTTCACATTCTCCTTTTTTGATTCGGACATTAAAGACATAAAGGaag AGACCTACAAAGTCGAAACAGTGAAACCTGGAAAGATTGTCTGGCAGGAAGACCCTCGTTTCCAAGACAGCAGTTCAGAAGAGGAAGATGTTACTGAAGAAACAGACCACAGAAAGTCCAGTCCTGG AGAAGCACCATTACTTGAGAAAGAGACcactagatttttctttttctctaagaatGATGAAAGACTTCAAG GTTCTGACTTATTCTGGAGAGGAGTAGGAAGTAATATTAGCAGGAACTCTTGGGAGGCCAGAACAAACAACCTGCGTATG gatTGTCGGAAGAAACATAAAgatgcaaaaaggaaaatgaaaccaaaataa
- the NOL8 gene encoding nucleolar protein 8 isoform X3, which translates to MKVNRETKRLYVGGLSQNISEADLQNQFSRFGEVSDVEIITRKDDQGNPQKVFAYINISVAEADLKKCMSVLNKTKWKGGTLQIQLAKESFLHRLAQEREEAKAKKEKSTTGNTNLLEKIGGVDFHMKAVPGTEVPGHKNWVVSKFGRVLPVLHLKNQHKRKVIKYDPSKYCHNLKKIGEDFTNTIPISSLTWELEGGNDPMSKKRRGEFSDFHGPPKKVIKVQKDESSIGSLAMSTRPRRVIERPPLTQQQAAEKRTCDSITASKSSPVPVSDTQKLKNLPFKTSGLETAKKRNSISDDDIDSEDELRMMIAKEENLQRTTQPSINESENEPFEVVRDDFKSGIHKLHSLIGLGIKNNVSCHDSDDDIMRNDTEYDSGDTDEIIAMKKNVAKVKNITEFSQMEKSTKKISLKNRENCELSDHCIKLQKRKSNVESALGRGLKSLNRKSPSNSSSSEDADSASELADSEGDEEYNAMMKNCLRVNLTLADLEQLAGSDLKVPNGDTESNGPETSTRCKFDRGSKSPKAPTCLRRGQQCIHPEEIVASLLEGEENTCGKQKPKENNLKPKFQAFKGIGCLYEKESMKKSLKDNVASNNINKDQNSMKHEDPSIISMEDGSPYVNGSSGELTACQHAKKANGPNYIQPQKRQTTFESQDRKAVSPRSSENRSTNPISGPLEGNKSLSLSAKTHNIGFDKDSCHSTTKTEASEEERSDSSSLTSLKKSPKVSSKDTWEIKTDFSLSISNSSDLSAKGKHAEDNEKRLAALEARQKAKEMQKKLVHNALAKLDGHPEDKPTHIIFGSDSECETEETSTQEQSHPGEERESVGKTSGKLFDSSDDEESDSEDDSNRFKIKPQFEGRAGQKLMDLQSHFGTDDRFRMDSRFLESDSEEEQEEVNEKKTAEEEELAEEKKKALNVVQSVLQINLSNSTNKGSVAAKKFKDIIHYDPTKQDHATYERKRDDKPKESKAKRKKKREEAEKLPEVSKEMYYNIAMDLKEIFQTTKYTSEKEEDTPWNEDCAKEKPEEIQGPAALTSGAEQPSGFTFSFFDSDIKDIKEETYKVETVKPGKIVWQEDPRFQDSSSEEEDVTEETDHRKSSPGEAPLLEKETTRFFFFSKNDERLQVGSDLFWRGVGSNISRNSWEARTNNLRMDCRKKHKDAKRKMKPK; encoded by the exons ATGAAAGTGAACAGAGAAACGAAGCGGCTTTATGTGGGTGGCCTTAGCCAGAACATTTCTGAGGCGGACCTACAAAATCAGTTCAGCAGATTTGGAGAAGTTTCGGATGTGGAGATCATCACACGGAAAGATGACCAAG gaaaccCACAGAAAGTCTTTGCATATATCAACATCAGTGTAGCAGAAGCAGACCTGAAAAAAT GTATGtctgttttaaataaaacaaaatggaaaggtGGAACATTACAAATTCAACTAGCAAAAGAAAGCTTTTTGCACAG aTTGGCccaagagagagaggaagcaaaagctaagaaagaaaaatcaacaacagGTAACACCAACTTGTTAGAAAAGATAGGAGGAGTGGATTTCCATATGAAAGCTGTGCCAGGGACAGAAGTGCCAGGGCATAAG aattggGTTGTTAGCAAATTTGGAAGAGTCTTACCTGTTCTTCACcttaaaaatcaacataaacGTAAA GTCATAAAATATGATCCCTCAAAATACTGCCACAACCTAAAGAAGATAGGGGAGGATTTCACAAACACCATTCCTATATCCAGCCTGACTTGGGAATTAGAAGGAGGGAATGACCCTATGAGTAAGAAACGGCGAGGAGAGTTCTCTGACTTTCATGGCCCTCCCAAGAAGGTGATAAAAGTGCAGAAGGATGAGAGTTCCATTGGGTCTCTGGCCATGAGTACAAGGCCCAGGAGGGTAATAGAGAGACCACCCTTAACACAGCaacaggctgcagagaaaagaacTTGTGATTCCATTACTGCTTCTAAATCATCTCCTGTACCTGTTTCTGATACTCAGAAACTTAAAAATCTACCTTTTAAGACTTCTGGCTTGGAAACTGCCAAGAAGAGAAATAGCATTTCTGATGATGATATTGATTCTGAAGATGAATTGAGAATGATGATTGCAAAAGAGGAAAACCTACAGAGAACTACACAACCCTCAATAAATGAATCTGAAAATGAACCTTTTGAAGTTGTAAGGGATGATTTCAAATCAGGCATTCACAAACTGCATTCTTTAATAGGTTTAGGTATCAAAAATAATGTCTCTTGccatgatagtgatgatgatattATGAGAAATGATACTGAGTATGACTCAGGAGATACAGATGAAATCattgcaatgaaaaaaaatgttgctaAGGTCAAAAACATAACAGAAttttcacaaatggaaaaatctacaaagaaaatttctttgaaaaatagagaaaactgtGAGCTTTCTGATCACTGTATtaaactacaaaaaagaaaaagcaatgtagAGTCAGCCCTTGGTCGTGGATTAAAGTCTCTTAATCGTAAATCTCCCTCTAACTCCAGTAGCAGTGAAGATGCTGATTCTGCATCAGAATTAGCTGACTCTGAAGGAGATGAGGAGTATAATGCCATGATGAAAAACTGCCTTCGTGTGAATCTCACTTTAGCTGATTTGGAACAATTGGCTGGCAGTGATCTGAAGGTTCCAAATGGAGATACGGAGAGTAATGGACCAGAAACCTCCACCCGGTGCAAGTTTGACAGAGGCTCCAAAAGCCCCAAGGCTCCCACTTGCCTCCGCAGAGGCCAACAGTGTATTCATCCCGAGGAGATTGTGGCTTCCCTGTTAGAAGGAGAGGAGAACACCTGTggcaaacagaaaccaaaggaaaacaatttaaagCCAAAATTCCAGGCTTTCAAGGGAATAGGCTGTCTATATGAAAAGGAGTCAATGAAAAAATCCTTGAAAGACAATGTTGCCTCTAACAATATTAATAAAGATCAGAATTCCATGAAACATGAGGATCCCAGTATCATATCCATGGAAGATGGGTCCCCATATGTTAATGGCTCATCAGGTGAACTGACTGCATGCCAACATGCAAAGAAGGCGAATGGCCCAAACtatattcagcctcaaaaaagaCAGACCACTTTTGAGAGCCAGGATCGCAAGGCAGTATCCCCTAGAAGTTCTGAAAACAGAAGTACGAATCCTATTTCTGGGCCATTAGAAGGTAACAAGTCCTTAAGTCTTAGTGCAAAGACTCACAACATAGGCTTTGACAAAGACAGCTGCCATAGTACCACAAAGACAGAAGCTTCAGAGGAAGAGAGGTCTGATTCAAGCAGCCTCACATCTCTCAAGAAATCACCAAAGGTCTCTTCCAAGGACACTTGGGAAATCAAAACTGATTTCTCACTTTCTATTAGTAATTCGTCAGATCTGAGTGCTAAAGGTAAGCATGCTGAAGACAATGAGAAGCGTTTGGCAGCCTTGGAAGCGaggcaaaaagcaaaagaaatgcaGAAGAAGCTGGTGCATAATGCTCTGGCAAAGTTG GATGGTCATCCAGAGGATAAGCCAACGCACATCATCTTCGGTTCTGACAGTGAATGTGAAACAGAGGAGACATCGACTCAGGAGCAAAGCCATCCAGGAGAGGAAAGG GAGTCTGTGGGTAAAACATCTGGGAAGCTGTTTGATAGCAGTGATGATGAGGAATCTGATTCTGAAGATGACAGTAATAGGTTCAAAATTAAACCTCAGTTTGAGGGCAGAGCAGGACAGAAG CTCATGGATTTACAGTCGCACTTTGGCACTGATGACAGATTCCGCATGGACTCTCGATTTCTAGAAAGTGACAGTGAAGAGGAACAGGAAG aggtaaatgaaaagaaaactgctgaggaAGAAGAGCTTgcggaagaaaaaaagaaagccctgAATGTTGTACAAAGTGTTTTGCAAATCAACTTAAGCAATTCTACAAACAAAGGATCAGTAGCTGCTAAGAAAtttaa GGACATCATACATTATGATCCAACGAAGCAAGACCATGCCACTTacgaaagaaaaagagatgataaACCAAAAGAAAG TAAAgcaaaacgaaaaaagaaaagggaggaagctGAGAAGCTACCTGAGGTGTCTAAAGAAATGTATTATAATATTGCTATGGATCTGAAAGAAATATTCCAAACTACAAAATATACCAGTGAAAAGGAAGAGGACACACCCTGGAATGAGGACTGTGCTAAAGAGAAACCTGAGGAAATCCAGGGCCCTGCAGCTCTGACCAGTGGCGCTGAGCAGCCCAGCGGGTTCACATTCTCCTTTTTTGATTCGGACATTAAAGACATAAAGGaag AGACCTACAAAGTCGAAACAGTGAAACCTGGAAAGATTGTCTGGCAGGAAGACCCTCGTTTCCAAGACAGCAGTTCAGAAGAGGAAGATGTTACTGAAGAAACAGACCACAGAAAGTCCAGTCCTGG AGAAGCACCATTACTTGAGAAAGAGACcactagatttttctttttctctaagaatGATGAAAGACTTCAAG TAGGTTCTGACTTATTCTGGAGAGGAGTAGGAAGTAATATTAGCAGGAACTCTTGGGAGGCCAGAACAAACAACCTGCGTATG gatTGTCGGAAGAAACATAAAgatgcaaaaaggaaaatgaaaccaaaataa